The Pirellulales bacterium DNA window GAGCGCGAGGCGGTGATCATTCACTATCGCCTGAGCGGTCCCGAGCTGGCGGATGTGCTGGCCATTCGCACACATATTTTAGAAGCCACGGATGACAACGACAGACCTTTGGAAAAAACGGAGAAAGACGAGTTTAAACACCCACGTAGGAGAGAGATTTGGCTCAATGCTCCCGGCTCGATCAAGAAATTAAAGTTGCTCCGCGGCTATTTGGAACTCATGTTGTCGGCTAAGGATCCCTCGTCGAATGTCACAGCCAATTTCCCCAAGGAAGCCGGCGTGCCACTCAAGCGAGACATTCTGCAACCAGGGGTGATTGAGATCACACTCCAGAAATTGCACGACCCTAAAGATGCCACCACTCCACCCCGGGTATGGAAATTGGAATATTTGATCAAAGATCCTTACGGTAAAGTGATCGGCAATCCGGAATTTCTAGATCGTGATGGACGAGCCTTACCGACACAAGGTCCGTGGGGCGGCGGCAGCGGCGGCACAAAGCAGATGACCATCGTATTTTTTGCAAAACCGCCAGACGATTTACTTGTCAGATTTCACATCGCCACTGAAAATTCGCTCGTATCCGTCCCGTTTGAATTCAAAGATATTTCCGTGGTCCAGCCAGCCCGATAAGTAAAGCCGCGCCCGACGATCAAGGCGTGCGTTCACTGCTGGTGGAGCGACTTCCATTATTCACTTTCACTGAGGTTTTTCTTGTCCCCTAACGGGGAATAGAAGCCTCCTATTTCATAGTATTCTTTCAAGTGAGATGCCCAGCTTGCTTGTAAACTTAGTGCTTTTTCAAAGTGAAATATTCGAATTAGGCAGATCAGCCATAGGGCGCTAGCCCAAGTTTTTTGCCGCTCTAAACGTGTGCTTGAGCCCAACGACTCATCCGTAACGAATCGTTGTCAAAGCAATAGAGACAGAGAAACAAGAGGAACGAGAGAGTCGAATGAAATTTAATAGAAGTGACTATCCGCTTGTCATTCTTTATGGTCGCTGCCCGACCCGGGCTAGTTTTTGTAGCCGCTACGCGGTAGGAGGGCAATAAACAAAAAGGCAAAAACCTGATGGGCGAGTAAAACTCGCCCCTACGGCTAACTCGGCGATAGAATCTCGCCGCTACAGGCGACATGATGACGAATCCTCGCCTTCTACAAACTTCGCCGCGCGATGAGGCCCGCAATGTAGCCCGCCTTGAACCCGGCGTCGATATTCACCACCGTTACATTCGCCGCACAGCTATTGAGCATGCCCAACAGCGCGGCTAACCCGCCAAAGGCCGCCCCATAACCGACGCTGGTCGGGACGGCGATCACGGGGCAACGGACATAACCGCCAACCACGCTGGGCAATGCCCCCTCCATCCCCGCGGCAACCACCACCGCGTCCGCGGTTTGAATGTCGGCCAAGCGGGAAATCAGGCGTTGCGGTCCCGCCACGCCGATGTCGCTAAACAGCGTCGTTTCGCAACCCATCCAGGCGGCGGTGTCGCGGGCTTCCTCCGCCACGGGCAGATCCGTGGTTCCCGCAGTGACCACGCACACCCGTCCCGTAGCATTATTATTTTCCCCCGTAGATTCCAGGGTTGCCCCGGGATCGATCCGCAGCGTCCGGCCCACCGCATTGTGCCGCGCCGCGGGAAAGGCGGCTGTCACGGCGGCGGCTTGCTCCGGCGTGATGCGGGTCATCAAGACACGCTGCCGCTGGGCTAAAAGTGCCTCGGCAATCTGGATGAGCGCCCAGTCCGATTTTCCCGGGCTATAAACCACTTCGGGATATCCGCAGCGTCGTTGCCGATCTAAATCAACCTGCGTGTGTTCTAGATTCGCCGTTTGAGCGCGGGTCAATTCCGCCAATAGGGCCGCGGCGGATAGTTCTCCCCGTTGAAAGCGTTCGATCCAATGATTTAGTTCCGCGGAGGAAGGGGGAGGCGGCATGGACATGGGAAAATTGATCGTGGGTGAAGCGTGCGGAATGTGATTGATTGTATCGATTATAGCGTTAGGCACGCCCAATTCAGGGGAATTCCCCCTGTTAGGCAATGGATCGTTTGACACTCGCGACGAATTGGTTGATGCTGGAGAGTAGGCGCTTAGCCGGGTGTTTTGGCACGGGGTTACCTGGGGGCCAGGGATGGGCGGGACGCGTTTTTATCTAACTTTATTGTGGGCGGCGGGCATGTCCAGTTATCCAATTAGCAGCGAGCCGGAGCCAGCCGCCGCGGACGCCGATAAGATCGCCGCCGCCACGCCCGGCGCAACCAAGGTGATCCCGCTCTTTGTCGATTTGGACGGGACGCTAATCGCCACGGATATGGGCCAGGAAACAGCCTTTCAAGCCATTAAACAGCATCCCGCCGTGCTGCTGCAATTCCCCCTGCTAGCCGCGCGGGGACTGGCCGTGCTCAAGCGGCACCTCGCCTCGCGCGTGCGATTTGATGCCGCGGAATTGCCCTATCACGCGCGGGTGGTCACGGCCCTTCAAGAAGCCAAAGCCGCCGGGCGGCCCATTATATTGGCCACGGCCAGCGACCGCCTGCTGGCGGAACAAATCGCCGCGCATCTGGGTCTATTTGACGCGGTGTTGGCCAGCGATGGACTGCATAATTTAAAGGGGTCGGCCAAACTGGCGGCCATCCAGGAGTTTTGCGCCAAGCAGGGGTGGGAACAA harbors:
- the larB gene encoding nickel pincer cofactor biosynthesis protein LarB → MSMPPPPSSAELNHWIERFQRGELSAAALLAELTRAQTANLEHTQVDLDRQRRCGYPEVVYSPGKSDWALIQIAEALLAQRQRVLMTRITPEQAAAVTAAFPAARHNAVGRTLRIDPGATLESTGENNNATGRVCVVTAGTTDLPVAEEARDTAAWMGCETTLFSDIGVAGPQRLISRLADIQTADAVVVAAGMEGALPSVVGGYVRCPVIAVPTSVGYGAAFGGLAALLGMLNSCAANVTVVNIDAGFKAGYIAGLIARRSL